The Monodelphis domestica isolate mMonDom1 chromosome 7, mMonDom1.pri, whole genome shotgun sequence genome window below encodes:
- the NUDT1 gene encoding oxidized purine nucleoside triphosphate hydrolase — protein sequence MFTSRIYTLVFVMKPQQILLGMKKRGFGAGKWNGFGGKVEDGETIEEGAKRELLEESGLIVDTLQKIGKITFEFVGNTELMDVHIFYADSFHGTPKESDEMCPQWFQLKQIPFRDMWPDDSYWFPLMLQKKKFHGYFKFQGQDIILSYTLNEVEIV from the exons ATGTTCACTTCTCGGATTTATACCTTGGTTTTCGTGATGAAGCCTCAGCAAATTCTTCTAGGAATGAAGAAACGTGGCTTTGGAGCTGGGAAATGGAATGGATTTGGGGGGAAAGTAGAAGATGGAGAGACTATTGAGGAAGGAGCCAAAAG GGAATTGCTAGAGGAGAGTGGACTAATCGTGGACACTTTGCAGAAGATAGGAAAAATCACATTTGAATTTGTAGGCAACACTGAGCTGATGGATGTTCACATCTTTTATGCGGATAGTTTTCACGGGACTCCAAAAGAAAGTGATG AAATGTGCCCCCAGTGGTTCCAGTTGAAGCAGATTCCCTTCAGAGATATGTGGCCAGATGACAGCTACTGGTTTCCACTAATGCTCCAAAAGAAGAAATTCCATGGATATTTTAAGTTCCAGGGACAAGATATCATCCTAAGCTACACACTGAATGAAGTGGAAATTGTCTAA